Proteins encoded together in one Felis catus isolate Fca126 chromosome B3, F.catus_Fca126_mat1.0, whole genome shotgun sequence window:
- the DUOX1 gene encoding dual oxidase 1 isoform X6 — MRRQSAVILEPLLWFLCSRPPLPSQNIALYEWLPSFLQKTPPKYAGYSPFLDPNISPEFLAASEQFFSTMVPPGVYMRNASCHFQEVINRNSSISRALRVCNSYWSREHPNLQRAEDVDALLLGMASQIAEQEDHVVVEDVLDFWPGSLKFSRTDYLASCLQRGRDLGLPSYTKARTALGLPPITRWQDINPALSQTNHTVLEATAALYNQDLSRLELLPGGLLESHGDPGPLFSAIVLNQFVRLRDGDRYWFENTRNGLFSEEEIVEIRNTSLRDVLVAVTNTSPSALQPNVFFWHAASSVSPGDPCPQPRQLSTEGLPACVPSIMRDYFEGSGFGFGVTIGALCCFPLVSLLSAWIVARLRRRNFKRLQGQDRQSVMSEKLVGGMEALEWQGHKEPCRPVLVHLQPGQICVVDGRLSVLRTIQLRPSQQVNLIVSNNRGRRTLLLKIPKEYDLVLLFNVEEERQVLVENLRGALKESGLRFQEWELREQELMRAAVTREQRSHLLETFFRHLFSQVLDIDQADAGTLPLDSSQKVQEALTCELSRAEFAESLGLKPQDMFVESMFSLADKDGNGYLSFREFLDILVVFMKGSPEEKSRLMFRMYDFDGNGLISKDEFIRMLRSFIEISNNCLSKAQLTEVVESMFRESGFQDKEELTWEDFHFMLRDHDSELRFTQLCVKGVEVPEVIKDLCRRASYVSQEKICPSPRVSARCPRSNAEVEWTPQRLQCPMDTDPPQEIRRRFGKKVTSFQPLLFTEAHREKFQRSRRHQTLQQFKRFVENYRRHIGCVAVFYAITGGLFLERAYYYAFGAHHMGITDTTRVGIILSRGTAASISFMFSYILLTMCRNLITFLRETFLNRYIPFDAAVDFHRLIASTAIVLTVLHSAGHVVNVYLFSISPLSVLSCLFPGLFHDDRSEFPQKYYWWFFQTVPGLTGVVLLLVLAIMYVFASHHFRRHSFRGFWLTHHLYILLYVLLIIHGSFGLIQLPRFHIFFLVPALIYMGDKLVSLSRKKVEISVVKAELLPSGVTHLQFQRPQGFEYKSGQWVRIACLALGTTEYHPFTLTSAPHEDTLSLHIRAAGPWTTRLREIYSPPTGDGCAKYPKLYLDGPFGEGHQEWHKFEVSVLVGGGIGVTPFASILKDLVFKSSVSCQVFCKKIYFIWVTRTQRQFEWLADIIREVEENDCQDLVSVHIYITQLAEKFDLRTTMLYICERHFQKVLNRSLFTGLRSITHFGRPPFEPFFKSLQEVHPQVRKIGVFSCGPPGMTKNVEKACQLINRQDRTHFSHHYENF; from the exons ATGAGGAGGCAAAGCGCTGTGATCCTGGAGCCTTTGCTGTGGTTCCTATGTAGCCGCCCTCCTCTGCCATCCCAG AACATCGCTCTGTATGAGTGGCTGCCCAGCTTCCTGCAGAAAACACCCCCGAAGTATGCAG GATACAGCCCTTTCCTGGACCCCAACATCTCCCCAGAGTTCCTGGCGGCCTCTGAGCAGTTCTTCTCCACCATGGTGCCTCCTGGCGTCTACATGAG AAATGCCAGTTGTCATTTCCAAGAGGTCATCAATAGGAACTCAAGCATCTCCAGAGCTCTCCGGGTCTGCAACAGCTACTGGAGCCGAGAG CATCCAAACCTACAAAGAGCTGAAGATGTGGATGCACTGCTGCTGGGCATGGCCTCCCAGATCGCTGAGCAAGAGGACCATGTGGTAGTTGAGGATGTGCTAG ATTTCTGGCCCGGGTCTCTGAAGTTTTCCCGCACAGACTACCTGGCCAGCTGTCTGCAGAGGGGCCGTGATCTGGGCCTGCCCTCTTATACAAAGGCCAGGACAGCACTGGGTCTGCCTCCCATTACCAGATGGCAGGACATCAACCCTGCACTCTCCCAGACCAACCACACT GTGCTGGAGGCCACAGCTGCCCTGTATAACCAGGACCTGTCCCGACTGGAGCTGCTCCCTGGGGGGCTTCTGGAGAGCCATGGGGACCCTGGGCCTCTCTTCAGTGCCATCGTCCTCAACCAGTTTGTGCGGTTGCGGGATGGTGACCGCTACTGGTTTGAGAACACTAGGAATGG gctgTTCTCTGAGGAAGAGATTGTGGAGATCAGAAACACTTCCCTGCGGGATGTTCTAGTGGCTGTCACCAACACGAGCCCCAGCGCCCTGCAGCCCAATGTCTTCTTCTGGCATGCAG cttcctctgtctccccaggagACCCCTGCCCACAGCCAAGACAGCTCAGCACTGAGGGCCTGCCAGCCTGTGTTCCCTCCATCATGCGGGACTATTTTGAAGGCAGTGGATTTGGCTTTGGGGTCACCATTGGagctctctgctgcttccctctgG TGAGTCTGCTCAGTGCCTGGATTGTTGCCCGGCTCCGGAGGAGAAATTTCAAGAGGCTCCAGGGCCAGGACCGCCAGAGCGTCATGTCTGAGAAGCTCGTGGGGGGCATGGAAG CTTTGGAATGGCAGGGCCACAAGGAGCCCTGCCGGCCTGTGCTGGTGCACCTGCAGCCTGGGCAGATCTGTGTGGTGGACGGCAGGCTCTCTGTGCTCCGCACCATCCAGCTGCGCCCCTCCCAGCAAGTCAACCTCATCGTGTCCAACAACCGAGGACGCCGCACCCTGCTGCTTAAGATCCCCAAGGAATATGACCTG GTGCTGCTGTTTAATGTGGAGGAAGAGCGGCAGGTGCTGGTGGAAAACCTCCGGGGGGCCCTGAAGGAGAGTGGGCTGAGGTTCCAGGAGTGGGAACTGCGGGAGCAGGAGCTCATGAGGGCAGCTGTGACACGAGAACAAAGGAGCCACCTACTGGAGACCTTTTTCAGGCACCTTTTCTCCCAG GTGCTGGACATCGACCAGGCAGATGCAGGGACCCTGCCCCTGGATTCCTCACAGAAGGTACAGGAGGCCCTGACTTGTGAGCTGAGCAGAGCTGAATTTGCCGAGTCCCTGGGCCTCAAGCCCCAGGACATGTTTGTAGAGTCCATGTTCTCTCTTGCTGACAAAGATGGCAATGGCTACCTGTCCTTCCGGGAGTTTCTGGACATCCTGGTGGTCTTCATGAAAG GCTCTCCTGAGGAGAAGTCTCGTCTTATGTTCCGCATGTATGACTTTGATGGGAATGGTCTCATTTCCAAGGACGAGTTCATCAGGATGCTGAG gtcCTTCATCGAGATCTCCAACAACTGCCTGTCCAAGGCCCAGCTGACTGAGGTGGTGGAGTCCATGTTCCGGGAGTCGGGCTTCCAGGATAAGGAGGAGCTGACGTGGGAGGATTTCCACTTCATGCTGCGGGACCATGACAGCGAGCTCCGTTTCACACAGCTCTGTGTCAAAG GGGTAGAGGTGCCTGAGGTCATCAAGGACCTGTGCCGGCGAGCCTCCTACGTCAGCCAGGAAAAGATCTG TCCCTCCCCCAGAGTGAGTGCTCGCTGTCCCCGCAGCAACGCTGAGGTGGAGTGGACACCACAGAGACTGCAGTGCCCCATGGACACAGACCCTCCCCAGGAGATTCGACGGAGGTTTGGCAAGAA GGTAACGTCTTTCCAGCCCCTGCTGTTCACCGAGGCTCATCGGGAGAAGTTTCAGCGCAGCCGTCGCCACCAGACCTTGCAGCAGTTCAAGCGCTTTGTGGAGAACTATCGGCGCCACATCGGCTGTGTGGCCGTGTTCTATGCCATCACTGGGGGCCTTTTCCTGGAGCGGGCCTACT ACTACGCCTTCGGGGCTCACCACATGGGCATCACAGACACCACCCGCGTGGGCATCATCCTGTCCCGGGGCACAGCCGCCAGCATCTCCTTCATGTTCTCCTACATCCTGCTCACCATGTGCCGCAACCTCATCACCTTCCTGCGCGAGACCTTCCTCAACCGCTACATACCCTTCGACGCCGCCGTGGACTTCCATCGTCTCATTGCCTCCACTGCCATCGTCCTCACAG TCTTACACAGTGCGGGCCATGTGGTGAATGTGTACCTGTTCTCCATCAGCCCACTCAGTgtcctctcctgcctcttccctggcCTCTTCCATGATGACAG GTCTGAGTTTCCCCAGAAGTATTACTGGTGGTTCTTCCAGACTGTGCCAG GCCTCACGGGGGTCGTGCTGCTCCTGGTCCTGGCCATCATGTACGTCTTTGCCTCCCACCACTTCCGCCGCCACAGCTTCCGGGGCTTCTGGCTGACCCACCACCTCTACATCCTGCTCTATGTGCTG CTCATCATCCATGGCAGCTTCGGCCTGATCCAGCTGCCCCGTTTCCACATCTTCTTCCTGGTCCCGGCACTAATCTATATGGGGGACAAACTGGTGAGCCTGAGCCGGAAGAAGGTGGAGATCAGCGTGGTGAAGGCAGAGCTGCTGCCTTCAG GAGTGACTCACCTGCAGTTCCAGCGGCCCCAAGGCTTTGAATACAAGTCAGGACAGTGGGTGCGGATTGCCTGCTTGGCTCTGGGGACCACAGAATACCACCCCTTCACACTGACTTCTGCGCCCCATGAGGACACGCTCAGCCTGCACATCCGGGCAGCAGGGCCCTGGACCACTCGCCTCAGGGAGATCTATTCACCTCCAACGGGAGATGGCTGTGCCAAATACCCGAAG CTGTACCTCGATGGACCATTTGGAGAGGGCCACCAGGAGTGGCATAAGTTTGAGGTGTCCGTGCTGGTGGGAGGGGGCATTGGGGTCACCCCCTTTGCCTCCATCCTCAAAGACCTTGTCTTCAAGTCATCAGTCAGCTGCCAAGTGTTCTGTAAGAAG ATCTACTTCATCTGGGTGACACGGACCCAGCGGCAGTTTGAGTGGCTGGCTGACATCATCCGGGAGGTGGAGGAGAATGACTGCCAGGACCTGGTGTCCGTGCACATCTACATCACTCAGCTGGCTGAGAAGTTTGACCTCAGGACCACCATGCTG TACATCTGTGAGCGGCACTTCCAGAAGGTGCTGAACCGGAGTCTGTTCACGGGCCTGCGCTCCATCACCCACTTTGGCCGCCCCCCCTTCGAGCCCTTCTTCAAGTCCCTGCAGGAGGTCCACCCACAG
- the DUOX1 gene encoding dual oxidase 1 isoform X7, with amino-acid sequence MSGCPASCRKHPRRYSPFLDPNISPEFLAASEQFFSTMVPPGVYMRNASCHFQEVINRNSSISRALRVCNSYWSREHPNLQRAEDVDALLLGMASQIAEQEDHVVVEDVLDFWPGSLKFSRTDYLASCLQRGRDLGLPSYTKARTALGLPPITRWQDINPALSQTNHTVLEATAALYNQDLSRLELLPGGLLESHGDPGPLFSAIVLNQFVRLRDGDRYWFENTRNGLFSEEEIVEIRNTSLRDVLVAVTNTSPSALQPNVFFWHAASSVSPGDPCPQPRQLSTEGLPACVPSIMRDYFEGSGFGFGVTIGALCCFPLVSLLSAWIVARLRRRNFKRLQGQDRQSVMSEKLVGGMEALEWQGHKEPCRPVLVHLQPGQICVVDGRLSVLRTIQLRPSQQVNLIVSNNRGRRTLLLKIPKEYDLVLLFNVEEERQVLVENLRGALKESGLRFQEWELREQELMRAAVTREQRSHLLETFFRHLFSQVLDIDQADAGTLPLDSSQKVQEALTCELSRAEFAESLGLKPQDMFVESMFSLADKDGNGYLSFREFLDILVVFMKGSPEEKSRLMFRMYDFDGNGLISKDEFIRMLRSFIEISNNCLSKAQLTEVVESMFRESGFQDKEELTWEDFHFMLRDHDSELRFTQLCVKGVEVPEVIKDLCRRASYVSQEKICPSPRVSARCPRSNAEVEWTPQRLQCPMDTDPPQEIRRRFGKKVTSFQPLLFTEAHREKFQRSRRHQTLQQFKRFVENYRRHIGCVAVFYAITGGLFLERAYYYAFGAHHMGITDTTRVGIILSRGTAASISFMFSYILLTMCRNLITFLRETFLNRYIPFDAAVDFHRLIASTAIVLTVLHSAGHVVNVYLFSISPLSVLSCLFPGLFHDDRSEFPQKYYWWFFQTVPGLTGVVLLLVLAIMYVFASHHFRRHSFRGFWLTHHLYILLYVLLIIHGSFGLIQLPRFHIFFLVPALIYMGDKLVSLSRKKVEISVVKAELLPSGVTHLQFQRPQGFEYKSGQWVRIACLALGTTEYHPFTLTSAPHEDTLSLHIRAAGPWTTRLREIYSPPTGDGCAKYPKLYLDGPFGEGHQEWHKFEVSVLVGGGIGVTPFASILKDLVFKSSVSCQVFCKKIYFIWVTRTQRQFEWLADIIREVEENDCQDLVSVHIYITQLAEKFDLRTTMLYICERHFQKVLNRSLFTGLRSITHFGRPPFEPFFKSLQEVHPQVRKIGVFSCGPPGMTKNVEKACQLINRQDRTHFSHHYENF; translated from the exons ATGAGTGGCTGCCCAGCTTCCTGCAGAAAACACCCCCGAA GATACAGCCCTTTCCTGGACCCCAACATCTCCCCAGAGTTCCTGGCGGCCTCTGAGCAGTTCTTCTCCACCATGGTGCCTCCTGGCGTCTACATGAG AAATGCCAGTTGTCATTTCCAAGAGGTCATCAATAGGAACTCAAGCATCTCCAGAGCTCTCCGGGTCTGCAACAGCTACTGGAGCCGAGAG CATCCAAACCTACAAAGAGCTGAAGATGTGGATGCACTGCTGCTGGGCATGGCCTCCCAGATCGCTGAGCAAGAGGACCATGTGGTAGTTGAGGATGTGCTAG ATTTCTGGCCCGGGTCTCTGAAGTTTTCCCGCACAGACTACCTGGCCAGCTGTCTGCAGAGGGGCCGTGATCTGGGCCTGCCCTCTTATACAAAGGCCAGGACAGCACTGGGTCTGCCTCCCATTACCAGATGGCAGGACATCAACCCTGCACTCTCCCAGACCAACCACACT GTGCTGGAGGCCACAGCTGCCCTGTATAACCAGGACCTGTCCCGACTGGAGCTGCTCCCTGGGGGGCTTCTGGAGAGCCATGGGGACCCTGGGCCTCTCTTCAGTGCCATCGTCCTCAACCAGTTTGTGCGGTTGCGGGATGGTGACCGCTACTGGTTTGAGAACACTAGGAATGG gctgTTCTCTGAGGAAGAGATTGTGGAGATCAGAAACACTTCCCTGCGGGATGTTCTAGTGGCTGTCACCAACACGAGCCCCAGCGCCCTGCAGCCCAATGTCTTCTTCTGGCATGCAG cttcctctgtctccccaggagACCCCTGCCCACAGCCAAGACAGCTCAGCACTGAGGGCCTGCCAGCCTGTGTTCCCTCCATCATGCGGGACTATTTTGAAGGCAGTGGATTTGGCTTTGGGGTCACCATTGGagctctctgctgcttccctctgG TGAGTCTGCTCAGTGCCTGGATTGTTGCCCGGCTCCGGAGGAGAAATTTCAAGAGGCTCCAGGGCCAGGACCGCCAGAGCGTCATGTCTGAGAAGCTCGTGGGGGGCATGGAAG CTTTGGAATGGCAGGGCCACAAGGAGCCCTGCCGGCCTGTGCTGGTGCACCTGCAGCCTGGGCAGATCTGTGTGGTGGACGGCAGGCTCTCTGTGCTCCGCACCATCCAGCTGCGCCCCTCCCAGCAAGTCAACCTCATCGTGTCCAACAACCGAGGACGCCGCACCCTGCTGCTTAAGATCCCCAAGGAATATGACCTG GTGCTGCTGTTTAATGTGGAGGAAGAGCGGCAGGTGCTGGTGGAAAACCTCCGGGGGGCCCTGAAGGAGAGTGGGCTGAGGTTCCAGGAGTGGGAACTGCGGGAGCAGGAGCTCATGAGGGCAGCTGTGACACGAGAACAAAGGAGCCACCTACTGGAGACCTTTTTCAGGCACCTTTTCTCCCAG GTGCTGGACATCGACCAGGCAGATGCAGGGACCCTGCCCCTGGATTCCTCACAGAAGGTACAGGAGGCCCTGACTTGTGAGCTGAGCAGAGCTGAATTTGCCGAGTCCCTGGGCCTCAAGCCCCAGGACATGTTTGTAGAGTCCATGTTCTCTCTTGCTGACAAAGATGGCAATGGCTACCTGTCCTTCCGGGAGTTTCTGGACATCCTGGTGGTCTTCATGAAAG GCTCTCCTGAGGAGAAGTCTCGTCTTATGTTCCGCATGTATGACTTTGATGGGAATGGTCTCATTTCCAAGGACGAGTTCATCAGGATGCTGAG gtcCTTCATCGAGATCTCCAACAACTGCCTGTCCAAGGCCCAGCTGACTGAGGTGGTGGAGTCCATGTTCCGGGAGTCGGGCTTCCAGGATAAGGAGGAGCTGACGTGGGAGGATTTCCACTTCATGCTGCGGGACCATGACAGCGAGCTCCGTTTCACACAGCTCTGTGTCAAAG GGGTAGAGGTGCCTGAGGTCATCAAGGACCTGTGCCGGCGAGCCTCCTACGTCAGCCAGGAAAAGATCTG TCCCTCCCCCAGAGTGAGTGCTCGCTGTCCCCGCAGCAACGCTGAGGTGGAGTGGACACCACAGAGACTGCAGTGCCCCATGGACACAGACCCTCCCCAGGAGATTCGACGGAGGTTTGGCAAGAA GGTAACGTCTTTCCAGCCCCTGCTGTTCACCGAGGCTCATCGGGAGAAGTTTCAGCGCAGCCGTCGCCACCAGACCTTGCAGCAGTTCAAGCGCTTTGTGGAGAACTATCGGCGCCACATCGGCTGTGTGGCCGTGTTCTATGCCATCACTGGGGGCCTTTTCCTGGAGCGGGCCTACT ACTACGCCTTCGGGGCTCACCACATGGGCATCACAGACACCACCCGCGTGGGCATCATCCTGTCCCGGGGCACAGCCGCCAGCATCTCCTTCATGTTCTCCTACATCCTGCTCACCATGTGCCGCAACCTCATCACCTTCCTGCGCGAGACCTTCCTCAACCGCTACATACCCTTCGACGCCGCCGTGGACTTCCATCGTCTCATTGCCTCCACTGCCATCGTCCTCACAG TCTTACACAGTGCGGGCCATGTGGTGAATGTGTACCTGTTCTCCATCAGCCCACTCAGTgtcctctcctgcctcttccctggcCTCTTCCATGATGACAG GTCTGAGTTTCCCCAGAAGTATTACTGGTGGTTCTTCCAGACTGTGCCAG GCCTCACGGGGGTCGTGCTGCTCCTGGTCCTGGCCATCATGTACGTCTTTGCCTCCCACCACTTCCGCCGCCACAGCTTCCGGGGCTTCTGGCTGACCCACCACCTCTACATCCTGCTCTATGTGCTG CTCATCATCCATGGCAGCTTCGGCCTGATCCAGCTGCCCCGTTTCCACATCTTCTTCCTGGTCCCGGCACTAATCTATATGGGGGACAAACTGGTGAGCCTGAGCCGGAAGAAGGTGGAGATCAGCGTGGTGAAGGCAGAGCTGCTGCCTTCAG GAGTGACTCACCTGCAGTTCCAGCGGCCCCAAGGCTTTGAATACAAGTCAGGACAGTGGGTGCGGATTGCCTGCTTGGCTCTGGGGACCACAGAATACCACCCCTTCACACTGACTTCTGCGCCCCATGAGGACACGCTCAGCCTGCACATCCGGGCAGCAGGGCCCTGGACCACTCGCCTCAGGGAGATCTATTCACCTCCAACGGGAGATGGCTGTGCCAAATACCCGAAG CTGTACCTCGATGGACCATTTGGAGAGGGCCACCAGGAGTGGCATAAGTTTGAGGTGTCCGTGCTGGTGGGAGGGGGCATTGGGGTCACCCCCTTTGCCTCCATCCTCAAAGACCTTGTCTTCAAGTCATCAGTCAGCTGCCAAGTGTTCTGTAAGAAG ATCTACTTCATCTGGGTGACACGGACCCAGCGGCAGTTTGAGTGGCTGGCTGACATCATCCGGGAGGTGGAGGAGAATGACTGCCAGGACCTGGTGTCCGTGCACATCTACATCACTCAGCTGGCTGAGAAGTTTGACCTCAGGACCACCATGCTG TACATCTGTGAGCGGCACTTCCAGAAGGTGCTGAACCGGAGTCTGTTCACGGGCCTGCGCTCCATCACCCACTTTGGCCGCCCCCCCTTCGAGCCCTTCTTCAAGTCCCTGCAGGAGGTCCACCCACAG